The genomic region CGATCTGGGGGAGCCCGCGCTCTACCCGATAGGGTGAGCGTCGGGAGGATGTCACGAACCTATCTGGTTATTGACTTTGCAAGTTGCTATCGAGCACGTTTCGATTTCAGTTTCTCCGAATCTCAGTTTTCATTATCGATAGGCATTGGCTGCCCAGGCGTTTGTAGCGGAAAGTAGCATCGTTGCCGTCTAGATCGATAACCGAGTAACACGTTTTGGAGATCTCGTTCCGCATCTCTTGATCCAAATCACTGATCCAGGACTTACGCAATTGAGCGATTTTGTGCGGGTGTAACTCGCGCAAAATCGACTAAAGGGTTCAGGACGCCGCACGTAGTGCGTACGTCCTGTGTTCGTCATCGCTGATCCCATCCCTTCACTTTGATTTAGGATGGAAGCAGTTTCGCCGTAGGGTTTAAAATGCCTCCTTCCTCAACCGATCCGCTGGAAAGCGAGGATCTGCGCCGTCTTCAGTTATTTGTGTATTTCATCCCGATTTTGGGCGTATTCCCGGCACTTTGGACGCTGTACCGTCGTCAGGGAACTCGGCGTCAGCAGGTGGCGAGTCGGCTGGCGGTAACGATGGGTTTAGCCTGGGTGCTGACCTATGGATTACTCAGCCTGGGAGCCACACAAGGAGGATCAGCGTCGCTGAATGTCTGGATTCTCAATAGCCTCGCAACGTCTAGCTATTTTGTGGTGAGCGTATGGCTGATGATTCGAGTCTGGCAACGCAAGTCCACCTGGATTCCGGGCTTAAGTGATGTGGGCGATCGCCTACCTTGATGCGTATTGCGTTTTGTGATCTCTCTTGCATGCAGAGGAGCGATCGCCAGAAAGCTTGCTAAGATGCTGCTGATATTCTCAGATGAACATCGCGTACATCCGTTCTTGTTCTCATCCCAATTTTTTTAACGATAGATCCAACGCTGGAATGGCTGAGAGCGCAACGCACTGTTAACTCAAACCTTAAAACTCAAAACTCAAAACTAATAACTCAAAACTAATATCAGTTATCAGTGCTTCTCCATCTCTGCTGGCGTTTGCTCAACTCGTCATCATCTGGCGTCATCGCTATAATTTTTGCGTGGGCCTGTCCCACAAGTGGTCAACTAGCCATGCCGAATGCGTCCAAATCCATATCTGTGTCCACCCCATCCAAGCCCAAGACAAAATTGAAGCGACTCGGATTAGCGCTTATCTTGACAGGTGTAGCCGTCGTATCGGCAGCGGCGGGTGCTCTCGTCGCGGCGGCTTTGGCAACCACACCTCTGTTGCAGAGCCAGCTCAGTCCTGAAGATGCCACGGCCTTTGAGCAAGACGACATTTCGGCAGCCTCTAATCTTCAGATCCCCCAATTGACGCGCCCGGTCAATATCTTGGTGATTGGTGTGAAGGTACTCACAGCAGACGTGCAAAATCCGCCAGCAGATCTGCAAGATGCGGGATACCAAGCCCTGGTTGATTCCTTTGACGGTCTGGCAGATACGATGCTCTTGGTTCGGTTTAATCCCGACACTCAGCAAATGGTGGTCTTATCGCTGCCCCGCGACACCCAAATCTACACCCCCAAACTCGGCACGGCCCGCCTAAACGTCACGAACTACAATGGAGGGCCTGCGGCAACGGCGAGGGCTACGAGTGAACTGCTCGACGGCATTGCGATTGACCGCTACGTTCGTATTAACGTGCAAGGCGTAGAAAAGCTAGTGGATGCGTTAGGAGGGGTTGAATTGTATGTCCCCTACGACATGAAGTATCAAGATGATAGTCAGCACCTCTACATTGATTTGAAGGAAGGTCGCCAGCGTCTCAATGGCAGTCAAGCGCTTCAGTTTCTCCGGTTTCGTCACGATCAGTACGGCGATATTGGCCGCATTCAGCGCCAGCAAATGTTGATGCGAGCGCTCGTTGAACAAGCCCTCAATCCAGTCACGATTACCCGATTGCCCCGGACGCTATCGGTTGTTCAGGAGCATGTGGATACGAATCTAAGCGTGGAAGAATTAGTTGCATTGGTGGGCTTTGGAGCGCAGGTGGATCGCTCAAATGTCCAAATGCTGATGCTTCCAGGCGAGTTTGGCATGGA from Synechococcales cyanobacterium T60_A2020_003 harbors:
- a CDS encoding LCP family protein — its product is MPNASKSISVSTPSKPKTKLKRLGLALILTGVAVVSAAAGALVAAALATTPLLQSQLSPEDATAFEQDDISAASNLQIPQLTRPVNILVIGVKVLTADVQNPPADLQDAGYQALVDSFDGLADTMLLVRFNPDTQQMVVLSLPRDTQIYTPKLGTARLNVTNYNGGPAATARATSELLDGIAIDRYVRINVQGVEKLVDALGGVELYVPYDMKYQDDSQHLYIDLKEGRQRLNGSQALQFLRFRHDQYGDIGRIQRQQMLMRALVEQALNPVTITRLPRTLSVVQEHVDTNLSVEELVALVGFGAQVDRSNVQMLMLPGEFGMDGSDYGYWLPNYDGISEMVSQYFGDRSPSGYAMDPASLRIAIQDSTGRDRAVADLVAQLQDAGYSNIYVDQNWNERLSKTHIVAQRGDVASAKALQEILGVGEVRVESTGDLESDLTIQLGQDWLEK